Proteins encoded within one genomic window of Tabrizicola piscis:
- a CDS encoding bactofilin family protein, whose protein sequence is MFSKSRINEPGPKAEAEKPKAPEAPMTKPSMDFTPSAPKGKAAVSVLSSDLTVVGNLRTTGDIQVEGTVEGDIRAHLLTVGESATIRGEIVADDIVVNGRVIGRVRGLKVRLTSTARVEGDIIHKTIAIESGAHFEGSVQRQEDPLSTGRAPAPSMRLDSPAAPSAGEAG, encoded by the coding sequence ATGTTTTCTAAAAGCCGCATCAACGAGCCGGGCCCGAAAGCCGAGGCCGAGAAGCCCAAAGCCCCGGAGGCCCCGATGACGAAACCCAGCATGGACTTCACCCCCTCGGCTCCGAAGGGCAAGGCTGCGGTTTCGGTACTGTCGTCCGACCTGACCGTGGTTGGCAACCTGCGCACCACCGGCGACATCCAGGTCGAAGGCACGGTTGAGGGTGACATCCGCGCCCATCTGCTGACCGTCGGCGAAAGCGCCACGATTCGCGGCGAAATCGTCGCCGATGACATTGTGGTCAACGGCCGCGTCATCGGCCGGGTCCGTGGCCTGAAGGTCCGCCTCACCTCGACCGCGCGGGTCGAAGGCGACATCATCCACAAGACCATCGCCATCGAATCCGGCGCGCATTTCGAAGGCTCAGTCCAGCGGCAGGAAGATCCGCTGTCGACCGGCCGCGCCCCGGCACCGTCGATGCGTCTGGACAGCCCGGCTGCCCCATCCGCCGGCGAAGCTGGCTGA
- a CDS encoding ferritin-like domain-containing protein — protein sequence MAVEVLTTADGRAKTALGRAHSARWFAARAAGQPLPVGHATPPDQPARPAQPDLLNPRDVPRRRPGSPLGRIALLHAVAHIELNAVDLHWDIIARFTDQPMPMGFYDDWVKAADEEAKHFNLICDCLEALGSHYGAMPAHAGMWRAAEDTAHDLHGRLAVVPMVLEARGLDVTPGMIDIFRAAGETQALTALEVIYAEEVAHVAYGSKWFNWLCGRDGTDPKDVFHTLVRRYFHGNLKPPFNEAKRADAGLPPDFYWPLAGTGT from the coding sequence ATGGCGGTTGAGGTCCTGACCACCGCAGATGGCCGCGCCAAGACCGCCCTCGGTCGTGCTCATTCCGCGCGTTGGTTCGCCGCCCGCGCGGCGGGCCAGCCCTTGCCCGTCGGTCATGCCACCCCGCCCGACCAACCAGCCCGCCCTGCCCAGCCGGACCTGTTGAACCCGCGCGACGTGCCCCGCCGCCGCCCGGGCAGCCCGCTCGGCCGCATCGCCCTGCTGCATGCCGTGGCGCATATCGAACTGAACGCCGTCGACCTGCATTGGGACATCATCGCCCGCTTCACCGATCAGCCGATGCCCATGGGCTTCTATGACGACTGGGTGAAGGCCGCTGACGAAGAAGCCAAGCATTTCAACCTGATCTGCGACTGTCTTGAAGCACTTGGTAGCCACTACGGCGCGATGCCCGCCCATGCCGGAATGTGGCGCGCCGCCGAAGACACCGCGCATGACCTGCACGGCCGCCTTGCCGTCGTGCCCATGGTGCTGGAGGCGCGCGGGCTGGACGTAACCCCCGGCATGATCGACATCTTCCGCGCCGCGGGCGAAACTCAGGCCCTGACCGCGCTTGAGGTGATCTATGCCGAAGAAGTGGCGCATGTCGCCTATGGCTCGAAATGGTTCAACTGGCTGTGCGGCCGGGATGGGACAGACCCGAAAGACGTGTTCCACACACTTGTCCGGCGTTATTTCCACGGCAACCTGAAGCCGCCGTTCAACGAGGCGAAGCGCGCCGATGCCGGGTTGCCGCCTGATTTTTACTGGCCCCTTGCCGGCACCGGGACCTGA
- a CDS encoding peroxiredoxin, producing MLSTGSPAPDFTLPRDGGATVTLSALRPGKVVLYFYPKDDTPGCTLEAQDFNARLADFTAAGATVIGISKDSVKSHDKFCKKHGLSIVLASDEAGTTCEDYGAWVEKSMYGKTYMGIQRMTVLIDGAGNVAQVWPKVSVKGHADEVLAAVKAL from the coding sequence ATGCTGTCCACCGGATCGCCCGCCCCCGATTTCACCCTGCCGCGCGATGGCGGGGCCACCGTCACCCTGTCGGCGCTGCGGCCCGGCAAGGTGGTGCTGTACTTCTACCCCAAGGACGACACCCCCGGCTGCACGCTGGAGGCGCAGGATTTCAACGCCCGTCTGGCCGATTTCACCGCCGCTGGGGCGACGGTGATCGGCATTTCCAAGGACAGCGTCAAAAGCCATGACAAGTTCTGCAAGAAGCACGGGTTGTCGATCGTGCTCGCCTCGGACGAAGCGGGGACCACCTGCGAAGACTACGGCGCCTGGGTGGAGAAAAGCATGTATGGCAAGACCTACATGGGCATCCAACGGATGACCGTGCTGATCGACGGCGCGGGCAACGTGGCCCAGGTCTGGCCCAAGGTCAGCGTCAAGGGCCATGCCGATGAGGTTCTGGCTGCGGTCAAGGCGCTGTGA
- a CDS encoding M23 family metallopeptidase: MLNRLAYRFHQSLERHFPEQRLFLKSDTETRFIRLRPMTQIIALAGFTLALSWTIVATALIMMDSIGAGSAREQSVRQQALYEERLNTLSTDRDLRADEAARAQERFNVALAQVSEMQERLLASEDRRRELETGIDAIQETLRRTIKERDEARGEADRATLALNEQSGGATEMGRARDAIATLEILTDALGLTAQERDEMLAEAEIAREETREIADAKRLVEQRNDLIFAKLEEAVTISMEPLDNMFREAGMSPDDLLDSVRQGYSGQGGPLTPISMSTSGGVLTPEEMRANAILGGLDRMNMYRIAAFKLPFAMPVKDSFRWTSGFGYRRDPKGAGNRMHEGTDMAGAYGTPIFATADGVITHAGWDSGYGRLVKIRHDFGIETRYAHLSQIRVEVGQRVSRGDRIGDMGNSGRSTGTHLHYEVRLDGSAVNPMTFIKAAKNVF; this comes from the coding sequence GTGCTGAACCGCCTCGCCTATCGGTTTCACCAAAGTCTGGAGCGGCATTTTCCCGAACAGCGCCTGTTCCTGAAATCCGATACCGAGACCCGGTTCATCCGTCTGCGCCCGATGACCCAGATCATCGCGCTGGCTGGATTTACCCTTGCCCTGTCTTGGACCATCGTCGCGACCGCCCTGATCATGATGGACAGCATCGGCGCCGGGTCGGCCCGCGAACAGTCCGTCCGCCAGCAGGCGCTGTACGAAGAACGGCTGAACACGCTGTCCACCGACCGCGACCTGCGCGCGGATGAGGCGGCCCGCGCCCAGGAACGCTTCAACGTCGCACTGGCCCAGGTGTCCGAGATGCAGGAACGCCTGCTCGCGTCGGAAGATCGGCGGCGGGAACTGGAAACCGGCATCGACGCGATTCAGGAAACCCTGCGCCGCACCATCAAGGAACGCGACGAGGCCCGGGGTGAGGCGGACCGTGCAACGCTTGCCCTGAATGAACAGTCCGGCGGCGCTACCGAAATGGGCCGCGCCCGCGATGCGATCGCCACGCTGGAAATCCTGACCGACGCGCTTGGCCTGACCGCCCAGGAACGCGATGAAATGCTGGCCGAAGCCGAAATCGCGCGGGAGGAAACCCGCGAAATCGCCGATGCCAAGCGTCTGGTCGAACAGCGCAACGACCTGATCTTCGCCAAACTGGAAGAAGCCGTCACCATCTCGATGGAACCGCTGGACAACATGTTCCGTGAAGCGGGCATGTCCCCCGATGACCTGCTGGATTCGGTGCGCCAGGGCTATTCGGGCCAGGGCGGCCCCCTGACGCCGATTTCCATGTCAACCTCGGGCGGGGTGCTGACGCCTGAGGAAATGCGGGCCAACGCCATCCTTGGCGGGCTTGACCGGATGAACATGTACCGGATCGCCGCCTTCAAGCTGCCCTTCGCGATGCCGGTCAAGGATAGCTTCCGCTGGACCAGTGGCTTCGGCTATCGCCGCGACCCAAAGGGCGCAGGCAACCGGATGCATGAAGGCACCGACATGGCCGGCGCCTATGGCACGCCGATCTTTGCCACCGCCGATGGCGTCATCACCCATGCGGGATGGGATTCGGGCTATGGCCGTCTGGTGAAGATCCGCCACGACTTCGGGATCGAGACGCGGTACGCACATCTCAGCCAGATCCGGGTCGAGGTGGGCCAAAGGGTCTCGCGCGGGGACAGGATCGGTGATATGGGCAATTCAGGCCGGTCGACCGGCACGCATCTTCACTACGAGGTCCGCCTCGACGGCTCTGCCGTTAACCCGATGACCTTCATAAAGGCAGCGAAAAATGTTTTCTAA